The following is a genomic window from Niveispirillum cyanobacteriorum.
AAGCAGCGTTTGGCCCGTCCGCCCCTTTCCGGTGTGGGATCGGTCATCCAGGAGGTGACCAGCCCCTTATCCTCCATCCGGTCCAAGGTGGCGTAGACGGCGCCCAACGCCACCTTCCGTGGTCGCGACAGCTCTTCCACCTTGGCGTGGATGGTCACGCCATAGGCGCTGTCCCCCAGTGACAGCACGGCTGTCAGCACAACCTGCTCAAACTGTCCAAGGGTGGCGTTCGCGACCGCTTTCATAATCCATACCCTGTATGAGTTATGTTGCATACGGTGTAGGAGAAATGGTTGGGCGTCAAGGGCGATTGTGTGGCGTTCGACGGCATGTCATTGCGTGCTGATTATTGACTGCTGCTTGTCGCGTGCCATGCCCATCCGCCCCGCCACCGCCGCCGATCTGCCCTTTATCCATAGCCTCGCCCCGCGTCTGGCCGGGGCTGCCGACCTGTCCTGGCGCAGCGGTGACGAGGTGATGCGGTTTCAACGCTGTTTCATGCATGAGACGCTGGAGGCACCCAAGCCGGGAGCCGTGACTTTCATCGCCGAGGATGAAAGCGGCGTACTGTTAGGATTCGTGCATGCCGAGCCGATGCTGGACATCTTCACCGACCAGATCGCCGCCTATATCCCGCTGCTGGCCGTGACCGAAGCGGCGGAGGGGCAGGGGACGGCCAAGGCCCTGATGGCGGCGGTGGAGGCGTGGGCCAAGGGCCAGGGCTATGCGTCCCTGTCACTGGATGTCTTTGCAAG
Proteins encoded in this region:
- a CDS encoding PadR family transcriptional regulator — its product is MKAVANATLGQFEQVVLTAVLSLGDSAYGVTIHAKVEELSRPRKVALGAVYATLDRMEDKGLVTSWMTDPTPERGGRAKRCFRLEVSGEMALRDAAATAKRICDAIEQQWGVGIWKDSAIA
- a CDS encoding GNAT family N-acetyltransferase; translated protein: MLIIDCCLSRAMPIRPATAADLPFIHSLAPRLAGAADLSWRSGDEVMRFQRCFMHETLEAPKPGAVTFIAEDESGVLLGFVHAEPMLDIFTDQIAAYIPLLAVTEAAEGQGTAKALMAAVEAWAKGQGYASLSLDVFASNARGRAFYARQGYGEETLRLVKDIR